The Gadus macrocephalus chromosome 21, ASM3116895v1 genome has a segment encoding these proteins:
- the rab15 gene encoding ras-related protein Rab-15 isoform X2, producing the protein MKTLMIDGVKVRIQIWDTAGQERYQTITKQYYRRAQGIFLVYDITSERSFQHIMKWASDVDEYAPEKVQKILVGNKSDDGDKRQVATAQAHKLAESYGMDFFETSAYNNHNITECFTRLAEQVLAANKKDLDLLRMSITDELDLAALEDEEGIGGGAAADPGRSCWC; encoded by the exons ATGAAGACACTCATGATAGATGGCGTCAAAGTGCGAATACAGATATG GGACACTGCAGGTCAGGAGCGATACCAGACCATCACAAAGCAGTACTACAGACGAGCGCAG GGAATCTTCCTTGTGTACGACATCACCAGTGAGAGGTCCTTCCAGCACATTATGAAGTGGGCCAGTGACGTAGACGAG TACGCCCCTGAGAAGGTGCAGAAGATCCTGGTGGGGAACAAGTCTGATGATGGGGACAAGAGGCAGGTGGCCACCGCACAGGCACACAAG CTTGCCGAGTCCTACGGAATGGACTTCTTTGAGACAAGTGcctacaacaaccacaacatcaCGGAG TGCTTCACCAGGCTGGCGGAGCAGGTGCTGGCGGCCAACAAGAAGGACCTGGACCTGCTGCGCATGTCCATCACGGACGAGCTCGACCTCGCCgccctggaggacgaggagggcaTCGGCGGCGGGGCGGCCGCGGACCCCGGCCGGAGCTGCTGGTGCTGA
- the rab15 gene encoding ras-related protein Rab-15 isoform X1 has translation MAKQYDVLFRLLLLGDSGVGKTCLLCRFTDNEFHPSHISTIGVDFKMKTLMIDGVKVRIQIWDTAGQERYQTITKQYYRRAQGIFLVYDITSERSFQHIMKWASDVDEYAPEKVQKILVGNKSDDGDKRQVATAQAHKLAESYGMDFFETSAYNNHNITECFTRLAEQVLAANKKDLDLLRMSITDELDLAALEDEEGIGGGAAADPGRSCWC, from the exons ATGGCTAAACAGTATGATGTGCTCTTCCGACTCCTGCTTCTCGGAGATTCTGGGGTTGGGAAAACATGTTTGTTGTGCAGATTCACGGACAACGAATTTCACCCGTCTCACATTTCCACAATCG GAGTCGACTTCAAGATGAAGACACTCATGATAGATGGCGTCAAAGTGCGAATACAGATATG GGACACTGCAGGTCAGGAGCGATACCAGACCATCACAAAGCAGTACTACAGACGAGCGCAG GGAATCTTCCTTGTGTACGACATCACCAGTGAGAGGTCCTTCCAGCACATTATGAAGTGGGCCAGTGACGTAGACGAG TACGCCCCTGAGAAGGTGCAGAAGATCCTGGTGGGGAACAAGTCTGATGATGGGGACAAGAGGCAGGTGGCCACCGCACAGGCACACAAG CTTGCCGAGTCCTACGGAATGGACTTCTTTGAGACAAGTGcctacaacaaccacaacatcaCGGAG TGCTTCACCAGGCTGGCGGAGCAGGTGCTGGCGGCCAACAAGAAGGACCTGGACCTGCTGCGCATGTCCATCACGGACGAGCTCGACCTCGCCgccctggaggacgaggagggcaTCGGCGGCGGGGCGGCCGCGGACCCCGGCCGGAGCTGCTGGTGCTGA